The Leucobacter viscericola genome includes a window with the following:
- a CDS encoding Ig-like domain-containing protein, which translates to MTAALLLVALVAPVAGQATGSFAAPAAAEPTPTTTDLRNGYDYTLRVNDVRLIPDANPGDGKCATAANYGATCTLLAAAQEANALSAADPSTKVLITLAAPTPQGSLRQLNGSFANSGTVLLENSATNTPTGFAGMIRGSADMNSIVGGTVDNDHAGSILWFSGNVVVDLQNRLELLPPGDGGMTGVVMSFTGQDQVLRNFSNLAGAEGVIYVGKTAKNLLIENGRIANGPAGSGGLTYAIERAINVVGGAEATLIRDVTLDSIWAAGINIVQQYGNAAEPVHGLSFIDSTISWENRYTGNAVYGIGKWDGGVVRVDDLVVMGTTFKDFRRGVHYDNSVPISGDLLQLGGVSRISGNRFVSTLDTALIHGTANNDIRLTRAPVAGATVTVDRNIFNNAGAWTPAGPSVLVSGGVAGSGTVAVTDNTFVGWNRNTVGQVISVTSSGGPSVALDRNTFSNVGGFTATPTNSAELPGDLANPVHISNANGNVRTAFPSAATVVPGACQVAVTVQAPQAGGNQPSYPVRVDAFAGGANGADVYLGRVQVASAADWGVDGAELKYPFALGGGKLRLQTVDALGNTSPLSRTVEIAGAGVDACGPQLWIRQAETQQDPTWSRALEFEVVSSVPLADGALAAALNTAASSAAASVQSVRPASENAAVNTRWNVTVRADATGTVVLGAAAHSVQDREGHWNDQPANATEAPNNVVRSSDPAGIVGTPGAMLDASVEYRIPVSLSAQPGGTLTAAEGATETESFTIVTDARDSLGRTTHPPVSTVVVQPRWTDLVPDASMPDPQGDPAAQAKLLPNNTAMSESDAVIDPASGETKVAVAAINNTVVDGTRALTLTPELASDDPEYDGIVLDSLAVILEDDDEPVAADSAMAVTSNNAVANGTAANEVTVTARNAAGLPVQNAVVRFGLPVGLSALGAGESGEPVAGPTGVTRITDAQGKATLSVGSTVARTPFDVAATVDAADRQDTVAGSPVAVVFTPGAASAAHSVLSVTPGRLAVDGEPHEAKVRVADAFGNVVTGQAVTFTTDPATSMSGNGVATSGSDGFARVTVKTERAGTATVSAALGAEAVAESPASVSFRAGNYAAANSGVQASAGVAEANGRHEVTIEARLKDTFGNLIDEELSDVVIASSSGEVTSTEYVGDGVYAATLTATRVATATASVSVSGVTAAGTDQVRFVPTPSKPTVDPSNGTRVSGGSDPLMTVTVRTENGTLLATTTSDMLGRFTTPLLAPVVHDQRLDVHARDENGFVSAVAVLTIDLLAPDAPRVDPSNGWKLKICSDAGNTIVVQDKHGNTISGELGKSNKGCVEFTPRARLTEQDGVRVFAVDPAGNWSEAFAPFIKTTLPAAPEPEPTNGLIVAGGTIEQTDSIQFLDGHGNRLRGTIAIDERGQFTFTPTPRLVTGDDVVIRVTDQVGNSIEVPVPIDSTPPVAAVVSEFTSQVVAGYAQPGSTVTVTDENGALLGSATAGLDGYFEIKLSLAPTRNEVITLLVTDELGNESAAVHLRLSAASILVARPVLANTDTQTVHGFGYLPGERVTATIDDSAVEPVSAVVDASGNVSLEIPLGARVALGTHTILLTGEETTLRSEPFTVAEQRMAFLATTGGEAAGVLAGLSLVVLLLGAAAAVRGRRRSSAKRTT; encoded by the coding sequence GTGACCGCTGCTCTACTCCTGGTTGCTCTCGTAGCGCCGGTTGCGGGGCAGGCCACGGGGTCGTTTGCTGCCCCGGCCGCTGCTGAACCCACCCCGACCACAACCGACCTGCGCAACGGCTACGACTACACGCTGCGTGTGAACGACGTGCGGCTGATCCCCGATGCAAATCCCGGCGATGGCAAGTGCGCGACCGCGGCGAACTACGGCGCGACCTGCACGCTACTTGCCGCAGCGCAAGAGGCGAACGCGCTCAGCGCTGCAGACCCGTCAACAAAGGTACTGATTACGCTTGCCGCTCCGACACCGCAGGGTTCGCTTCGCCAGCTGAACGGGTCGTTTGCAAACAGTGGCACCGTGCTGCTCGAGAACTCGGCGACCAACACCCCGACGGGGTTTGCCGGCATGATCAGGGGATCGGCCGACATGAACAGCATCGTCGGCGGCACCGTCGACAACGACCATGCGGGAAGCATCCTGTGGTTCTCGGGCAACGTGGTGGTCGACCTGCAGAACCGTCTCGAACTGCTTCCGCCGGGTGACGGCGGCATGACCGGTGTGGTGATGTCGTTTACCGGACAGGATCAGGTGCTGCGCAACTTCTCGAACCTTGCCGGGGCCGAGGGTGTCATTTACGTCGGCAAAACCGCAAAGAACCTGCTCATCGAAAACGGGCGAATCGCAAATGGTCCGGCCGGAAGCGGAGGGCTCACCTACGCCATCGAGCGCGCGATTAACGTTGTTGGTGGCGCGGAGGCAACGCTCATTCGCGACGTAACGCTCGACTCAATCTGGGCCGCCGGGATCAACATTGTGCAGCAGTACGGCAACGCTGCAGAGCCCGTTCACGGTCTGAGCTTTATCGACTCAACGATTTCGTGGGAAAACCGCTACACCGGCAACGCCGTGTACGGCATCGGAAAGTGGGACGGGGGCGTTGTGAGAGTTGACGACCTTGTTGTGATGGGGACCACGTTCAAAGACTTTCGCAGGGGAGTGCACTACGACAACAGCGTGCCGATCAGTGGTGATCTGCTTCAGCTGGGTGGTGTCTCGCGCATCAGCGGCAACAGGTTTGTGAGCACTCTCGATACCGCGCTGATCCACGGCACTGCGAACAATGACATCAGGCTGACCCGCGCACCGGTGGCGGGGGCAACGGTGACCGTCGATCGCAACATCTTTAACAACGCTGGAGCCTGGACACCGGCGGGGCCCTCGGTTTTGGTGTCGGGAGGCGTGGCCGGTTCAGGCACCGTTGCAGTCACCGATAACACGTTCGTAGGCTGGAATCGCAACACGGTCGGTCAGGTCATCTCAGTCACGTCCTCGGGAGGCCCGAGTGTTGCGCTCGACCGCAACACCTTCAGCAACGTTGGCGGGTTCACCGCGACCCCAACGAACTCGGCTGAGCTGCCAGGTGACCTCGCGAACCCGGTGCACATCAGCAACGCGAACGGCAACGTTCGCACCGCCTTCCCGAGTGCAGCGACCGTTGTTCCCGGTGCATGCCAGGTAGCGGTGACCGTGCAGGCACCCCAGGCGGGAGGCAACCAACCGAGTTATCCCGTGAGGGTTGACGCGTTTGCCGGTGGTGCAAACGGTGCCGATGTCTACCTCGGCCGTGTGCAGGTGGCGAGCGCCGCGGACTGGGGCGTCGATGGTGCGGAACTCAAGTACCCGTTTGCGCTTGGCGGGGGCAAACTGCGTTTGCAGACCGTTGACGCGCTTGGCAACACCTCACCGCTTTCACGGACGGTCGAGATTGCAGGGGCCGGAGTCGATGCGTGCGGACCTCAGCTGTGGATTCGTCAGGCGGAAACCCAGCAGGATCCGACGTGGAGTCGCGCGCTCGAGTTTGAAGTGGTGTCGTCGGTGCCACTGGCTGATGGCGCGCTCGCAGCAGCTCTCAACACGGCCGCGTCTTCGGCCGCCGCCTCTGTGCAGAGCGTGCGACCCGCGAGCGAGAACGCCGCGGTGAACACACGCTGGAACGTGACAGTGCGAGCTGACGCGACCGGCACCGTTGTGCTCGGCGCGGCCGCTCACAGCGTACAGGATCGTGAGGGGCATTGGAACGACCAGCCTGCAAATGCCACTGAGGCTCCAAACAACGTCGTTCGTTCCTCCGACCCTGCCGGAATCGTGGGCACTCCGGGCGCCATGCTCGATGCCTCCGTCGAATACCGGATTCCGGTCAGCCTCTCCGCTCAGCCGGGTGGCACGCTCACGGCAGCCGAGGGAGCTACCGAAACGGAATCGTTCACTATTGTTACGGACGCCAGGGACTCGCTCGGCCGCACAACACACCCCCCGGTCTCGACCGTCGTTGTGCAGCCGAGGTGGACGGACTTGGTGCCCGACGCGAGCATGCCGGACCCGCAGGGCGACCCGGCCGCGCAGGCCAAGCTGCTGCCAAACAACACCGCAATGAGCGAGAGCGACGCCGTGATCGATCCGGCTTCCGGTGAAACGAAGGTTGCCGTCGCCGCGATCAACAACACGGTCGTTGACGGCACGCGTGCGCTCACACTCACGCCTGAGCTGGCATCGGACGACCCCGAATACGACGGGATCGTGCTCGACAGCCTCGCGGTGATCCTGGAAGACGACGACGAACCCGTAGCCGCCGACTCTGCGATGGCTGTGACCAGTAACAATGCCGTTGCCAACGGCACCGCGGCAAACGAGGTGACGGTCACTGCCCGAAACGCAGCCGGGCTTCCCGTGCAGAACGCGGTCGTTCGGTTTGGTCTGCCCGTCGGCCTCAGTGCGCTCGGCGCGGGTGAGAGCGGCGAACCGGTCGCGGGCCCAACAGGTGTGACCAGGATCACCGACGCGCAGGGAAAGGCCACCCTGTCGGTTGGATCGACCGTCGCGCGCACGCCCTTTGACGTCGCGGCGACGGTGGATGCCGCCGACCGCCAAGACACAGTCGCGGGGTCACCCGTTGCCGTTGTGTTTACACCGGGTGCTGCCTCCGCTGCCCACTCCGTGCTCAGCGTGACCCCAGGGCGGCTGGCGGTCGACGGCGAGCCCCACGAGGCGAAGGTTCGAGTCGCTGATGCCTTTGGAAACGTCGTAACCGGCCAGGCAGTAACCTTCACGACTGATCCGGCCACCTCCATGAGCGGCAACGGGGTTGCGACCTCTGGGAGCGACGGCTTCGCCAGGGTGACAGTTAAGACGGAGCGGGCTGGAACAGCGACCGTCTCGGCTGCACTCGGTGCTGAAGCGGTTGCGGAGTCTCCCGCTTCGGTGAGCTTCAGGGCGGGAAATTACGCGGCCGCAAACTCGGGCGTGCAAGCTTCGGCCGGGGTTGCGGAGGCGAACGGCCGCCACGAGGTGACCATTGAAGCGCGCCTGAAAGACACGTTTGGCAACCTAATCGACGAGGAGCTTTCAGACGTGGTGATTGCGAGTTCGAGCGGCGAGGTCACGAGCACCGAGTACGTTGGCGACGGGGTGTACGCCGCAACCCTGACGGCCACCAGGGTCGCGACTGCAACGGCGAGTGTGAGCGTGAGCGGTGTGACCGCTGCGGGAACGGATCAGGTGCGGTTTGTGCCGACTCCGTCGAAACCCACGGTTGATCCTTCCAACGGCACGCGGGTCAGCGGTGGATCTGATCCGCTTATGACTGTGACTGTGCGAACGGAAAACGGCACCCTGCTCGCGACGACCACAAGCGACATGCTCGGGAGGTTCACGACTCCCCTTCTCGCCCCTGTTGTGCACGACCAGCGCCTCGACGTACATGCGCGTGACGAGAACGGTTTTGTGTCTGCCGTCGCCGTGCTCACGATTGACCTGCTTGCTCCCGACGCTCCTCGGGTGGACCCCTCAAACGGGTGGAAGCTCAAGATCTGCTCCGACGCGGGCAACACCATTGTGGTGCAGGACAAGCATGGCAATACGATCAGCGGAGAGCTGGGCAAATCGAACAAGGGGTGCGTTGAGTTCACCCCGCGTGCGCGGCTCACCGAGCAAGACGGAGTGCGGGTGTTTGCGGTGGACCCGGCGGGGAATTGGAGCGAGGCCTTTGCCCCCTTCATTAAGACCACTCTGCCCGCCGCCCCCGAACCCGAACCGACGAACGGTCTCATCGTCGCCGGGGGCACGATCGAACAGACCGACAGCATTCAATTTCTGGACGGTCACGGAAACCGACTGCGTGGCACGATCGCGATCGATGAGCGCGGCCAGTTTACGTTTACGCCGACGCCCCGACTCGTGACCGGCGATGACGTTGTCATTCGTGTCACGGACCAGGTCGGCAACAGCATCGAGGTGCCCGTGCCGATCGACAGCACGCCACCCGTAGCCGCAGTGGTGTCTGAGTTCACGAGTCAGGTCGTCGCGGGGTACGCGCAGCCCGGCTCGACCGTCACCGTGACCGATGAAAATGGAGCTCTTCTCGGATCTGCGACCGCCGGTCTTGACGGCTACTTTGAAATCAAGCTCTCACTCGCGCCCACCCGCAACGAGGTCATCACGCTGTTGGTGACCGATGAGCTGGGTAATGAGTCTGCCGCGGTGCACCTGAGATTGAGCGCGGCCTCGATCCTGGTCGCTCGCCCCGTGCTCGCAAACACCGACACCCAAACGGTGCACGGCTTTGGGTACCTGCCGGGAGAGCGTGTCACCGCAACCATCGACGACTCGGCGGTAGAACCGGTGAGCGCTGTGGTTGATGCGAGTGGCAACGTATCACTCGAGATTCCGCTTGGCGCGCGGGTCGCGCTCGGAACCCACACGATTCTGCTCACCGGGGAAGAGACAACACTGCGCTCTGAACCGTTCACCGTGGCGGAACAGCGCATGGCGTTCCTCGCGACTACGGGTGGTGAAGCCGCCGGGGTGTTGGCCGGACTTTCGTTGGTGGTGCTGCTGCTCGGGGCGGCCGCGGCAGTTCGCGGGCGTCGGCGATCCTCTGCAAAACGCACGACTTAA